The following are from one region of the Penaeus vannamei isolate JL-2024 chromosome 28, ASM4276789v1, whole genome shotgun sequence genome:
- the LOC113804709 gene encoding U3 small nucleolar RNA-associated protein 14 homolog A, producing the protein MKKLKTKIGPCAAEEDRETSIKGMQDGDEQAHARLTRDKNKISKKKSSARNKKPYARLLSDVSEVSKNMHAAEEDEIFISRPKGEDEDNSDEEGDEGDEKAHARLLNDMSKISKKKKQAAKREVRTTIGTVTEEIKAEDLMNRIGSSLLSQTNKKIKATQKPLEKHVARRVKRAAGFEDVEMEVSKWAKVVELRRQADTLSFPLMKKNTGLSTVDKVEPPKLKTDLEHEVYSLLEGAKLVKKEETAREKAIKHAMSLEEVKERMRALWREKEMKHRYEEKARRQNQSKSKKHHRILRREKLRKQKTELQELHKKNPDAALEKLQEMELLRIQERMSQRHRSSKWAKFQGLRATRDKEAMAALQENARMHRELKMKINKKEASDSEYDSGSEQQKEEAIAAGTYDPMNPWTSSLAKRSQASQDMLSMEEGDTSFTKFKKFWDEVNRRKIEEIKAQAIAEAREQKEKDEKKKEEAEDSEVECEESEVDQDETNKNSENGENTDQLKSIDYMFSKAEVSLKKKMKKELQKLGIESTEGKEWTKVKKKKGAKIKSKKAAVVEEFDFSCKRTEDNTDERLERVRTLEEAEELGQRKEATDSIQEAFQTLKKGEANGKAKGVKESGVSSGDNIEETKKVDIDPTKFIQVKSERLHTAMPNTMTTDNDALDDSDEDENAEDVIREAFADDYLVDEFKSAKKAAIEESEPKEVSLVLPGWGEWTGPNYKVSFKKRRKFRIPVGKKVRKFESVGNVIYNESADVHQNLRKAMVSQLPYQFTSVKDFEASVRAPVGRTFVPEAVHKKLTAPAVTTKKGTIIEPMTENELLALRKEIGVKK; encoded by the exons CCCGTGTGCTGCAGAAGAGGACAGGGAGACCAGCATTAAAGGCATGCAGGATGGAGATGAGCAGGCGCATGCCAGATTGACCAGGGACAAGAACAAGATCAGCAAAAAGAA ATCGAGTGCTAGAAACAAGAAGCCATATGCTAGACTGCTCAGTGATGTGAGCGAGGTCAGCAAGAA CATGCATGCTGCAGAAGAAGATGAAATCTTCATCTCTAGGCccaagggagaggacgaggacaaTAGcgatgaagaaggagatgaaggagatgagAAGGCACATGCCAGACTGCTCAATGACATGAGCAAGATcagcaagaaaaagaa GCAAGCAGCTAAACGAGAAGTTCGTACAACAATTGGGACGGTAACAGAAGAAATTAAGGCTGAGGATCTCATGAACCGAATTGGATCCTCACTTCTTAGCcagacaaacaagaaaattaaagCTACACAAAAACCTCTTGAGAAACATGTTGCTCGGAGG GTGAAACGAGCTGCAGGCTTTGAGGATGTGGAGATGGAAGTGAGCAAGTGGGCCAAGGTTGTAGAACTGCGCCGCCAAGCCGACACACTGAGTTTCCCACTCATGAAGAAAAACACTGGGCTTAGCACAGTGGACAAGGTTGAGCCGCCAAAGTTGAAGACAGACTTAGAGCATGAGGTTTATTCCCTCCTTGAGGGTGCAAAGTTGGTCAAGAAGGAG GAAACAGCAAGGGAGAAAGCCATAAAACATGCCATGTCCcttgaggaggtgaaggagagaatgcGTGCACTGTGgcgtgaaaaagaaatgaaacaccgCTATGAAGAAAAGGCTCGTAGACAGAaccagagcaagagcaagaa ACACCACCGAATTCTCCGTCGTGAGAAGTTGAGGAAGCAGAAGACAGAGCTACAGGAGCTGCACAAGAAGAACCCTGATGCAGCTCTGGAGAAACTGCAGGAGATGGAGTTGCTGCGCATCCAGGAGAGAATGAGTCAACGCCATAGGTCCTCCAAGTGGGCCAAGTTCCAAGGGCTACGAGCAACCAGAGACAAGGAG GCCATGGCAGCACTACAGGAGAATGCTAGGATGCACCGAGAACTAAAGATGAAAATTAACAAGAAGGAGGCCAGTGACAGTGAATATGATAGTGGATCTGAGCAGCAAAAG GAGGAGGCCATTGCTGCAGGAACGTATGACCCAATGAATCCTTGGACATCCAGCCTAGCCAAGAGGTCACAGGCCTCACAGGACATGCTGAGCATGGAGGAGGGGGATACAAGCTTTACTAAGTTCAAGAAATTTTGGGATGAAGTGAAcagaaggaagatagaagaaataaaagcTCAGGCCATTGCAGAGgcaagagagcaaaaagagaaggatgagaagaagaaagaggaggcagaggattcAGAAGTGGAGTGTGAGGAAAGTGAAGTGGATCAAGATGAAACCAATAAGAACTCAGAGAATGGGGAAAATACTGATCAGCTAAAAAGTATTGACTACATGTTCAGTAAAGCTGAAGTCAgcttgaaaaagaaaatgaaaaaagagttaCAGAAGCTTGGAATTGAAAGTACAGAAGGAAAAGAGTGgacaaaagtgaagaaaaagaaaggtgcaAAGATCAAAAGCAAAAAGGCAGCTGTTGTAGAGGAATTTGACTTCTCATGCAAGAGGACTGAAGACAACACTGATGAGAGACTGGAGCGAGTCAGGACCTTGGAAGAGGCTGAAGAGCTTGGGCAGCGGAAGGAAGCCACAGACAGCATTCAGGAGGCCTTTCAAACCCTGAAGAAGGGTGAGGCCAATGGAAAGGCCAAGGGTGTGAAGGAAAGTGGTGTCTCTTCAGGGGACAATATAGAGGAAACTAAGAAGGTTGACATCGACCCCACAAAATTTATTCAG GTGAAGAGCGAGAGACTGCACACAGCAATGCCAAACACCATGACTACAGATAATGATGCCCTTGATGATAGCGACGAAGATGAGAATGCAGAGGATGTCATTCGTGAAGCTTTCGCTGACGATTATCTCGTCGACGAATTTAA ATCAGCAAAGAAGGCAGCGATTGAGGAGTCAGAGCCAAAGGAGGTGAGCCTTGTCCTGCCCGGCTGGGGGGAATGGACAGGGCCCAACTACAAGGTATCATTTAAAAAGCGGAGAAAATTCAG gATACCAGTTGGGAAAAAGGTTCGGAAATTTGAATCTGTTGGCAATGTTATATACAATGAGTCAGCAGATGTTCACCAGAATTTACGAAAGGCAATG GTATCACAACTTCCATATCAGTTTACATCAGTAAAAGATTTTGAAGCATCAGTTAGAGCTCCTGTTGGCAGAACATTTGTCCCAGAGGCAGTACACAAAAAGCTGACAGCTCCTGCTGTCACAACGAAGAAGGGAACCATCATTGAACCCATGACAGAAAATGAGCTCCTTGCCTTGAGAAAGGAAATCGGTGTCAAAAAATGA